The Engystomops pustulosus chromosome 2, aEngPut4.maternal, whole genome shotgun sequence genomic interval CTCATAGGCATTTACAATGTGTCGTACGTGTCCTTTGTGGCATCAGAATCCTTTGTTGTTCTTACTGCGTCTTGTGCGTCAGATTTATTATTTATTGGCGCCACAAAAACCTCATTTTTCCAACACAAACCCCCCCCTTTTTTTGTCACTCAATGTAAGCGATTAATTTGAATCCCAATCCTTCTCCTGCAATTTACCAACTATTTTTTTCCGCAATTTTTGTCGCGTCACCAGACTGCCAACTTCTAAACCTCTTCATGAATAAGGTCCGTCAATTCTGCAGCTCATCTGTTCTTCTTTCAGTACGACAAATCCATTAAGACCATCATGTTCCAAGATATAAAATCACAGTGAAAAACACCACTAACTTCAGCCGCCAGAAAAATACACCTAGCACCAAAAATAAGTGCCCCCACCCCGGTTCTAGTAAGCTCCTGTCTAACCCCTAGTGCTTTATTTGCATCAATCAAAGGCAGAACTTCTCTATAATGATCCTTCCTGTTTCTGTGTGAGCGATGGAGTGGATTCATCTCTGCagcctttggggcacatttactaagggtccaaacgctgcaTTTTCGTTGAGTTTCGCTTGTTTATTTTTCGTttttcccgggtttttggcgcatgcgatcggattgtgtcgcatcggagccggcttgcgccacaaatctgggggcgtggacggcggacaacccgacttattcggacaaaccgcggaattttaaagccaaattgtgtctcaagatcagcacttacatgcaccaggaagaaaaaaggtgaactccgacggacctcggcgcagcagcgacacatgcaggatatcgggcgcacgatcttagtgaatcgcggcagacccaaatcctcgtcggacagcgcacggcggggatcgcgataggaccgggtaagtaaatgtgcccttttgTGTTAAAGGAGACCTCATTGGTATCTTTTCTCTTTATAGACAATCAGTGGTGCTATAATCTTTTTATTATACCATTGAATTTATATGCGTAGCGACAATATAAATGGCTGTCACACCGGTATTTAGGAACATACACACTGTAAGGACTGAAAATTAGATAACCCAGACTTGGTCACTTGGCCTTTTCGTTGCTTTTATAATCTGGGCCAAAGGTTCGGAAAATAATTGACGATTTGGCAACTAGGGGAAAAGGAAAGAAAATCTTTACCTATTACCCAGGAGATAATGAGCAATTCCATCCAGGAGAAGCAAGAGGTTTTCATCCTAAATATCTGCTTTGCATTATCTGTGATGCTTTCGTTAGGAAGGATCTTGGTGCCCTCGAATCTGTCGGCCGCATTCATCACTAGCAGACCAAGGAAAATAGTAAATGAGGCCGCGTGAGCTACAAACTTCATGAAAGGTCCACGCATTATCCTACCAAGCTGTAAAAAAGACAAGATATCATATAAACTGAGAGAAGCTAAGACACATCTAACACTAATACATTATAAATCGAGCATCTCATCCAAGGCGTAATAATATCACCAAGGCAACTGAGTGCTACTGACATGCCAAATATCCAGACAATAGAAAAACGCTAATAATTTCCATGCAAATAAAAGGGCCAAGTGTCTACAGCAATCAGGTTACAACCCGGTTCCTTTAAGAACTGACAGTTCAATTCTCTAAAAATACAGATTAAAGAGTCTGTCTCGTAATTTTGCAATGCGTGAAGGGAGATCAAGGGCAGGGTCAggagcgtaactacaggggtagcagccatagcagctgctatggggcccacagtgtcagggggccccagcatctgcagtattggatgtgtatgtgtgtgtgtggtgcatatatattgtatatatgtgtatatgctgtatgtaaataTGGTGTGTacctactgtatgtatgtttatgctgtatttatgtggtgtgtatatactgtgtaagtatagaaatatgtatattcTGAAATATGATTTATTTCAATGGCAGAGTATAAAATATATCAAGTTATTTATATCTTTACAAATATTAATTTTAGGGGGTACAATGAATAAGATGTAATGCAATGTCCACAGTAGATAAAATTATAATGTTTAGTGGGTTCACTACAGTACAAATATTTATTTGGTTGAAGACAATACATACAGTAAATTAATATCAGAATTtactcatgaatctggcgccccctgcactcctcCGACAGgctgcatcacttttttttttggtgcacctttaacatggggtgtgtgcGACACACATGTGTAGAATGTATgtagcatgttaaatctggctcacggtctgactgagcaccagaacgcccccttcagggCAGAAATTTGTGTCCCATAAAgattagtgcagctgcgccacataaCTGAAGCGTGCAACAAAAATGTGGCgcgcggcccttagtaaatgtgccctattgtgtttTACGGTTATATTCATAGGGCAGTATTAAGTTTGCAAGTATCGTTTTCAGTACTATAGTGTCTAGCAATTTTGTTTTCAGGGAGGATAATGTGGGCATATTTGTATAAAGTGGCAGTATTAGTGTGGTAGTATTGTTTTCAGGAGCAAATTGTGGCAGTATTGTTTTCAATGAGCATAGTGGCTGGCAGTATTGTTTTCAGGGAGTATAGTGTGGTGATATTGTTTTCAGGAGCATAGTGTGGTAGTATTGTATTTAGGAGCATAGTGGTTGGCAGTATTTAGGAGCATAGTGTCTGGAAGTATTGTTTTCCGGGAGTATAGTGTAGTGGTATTGTTTTCAGGagcatagtatggcagtattgtaTTTAGGAGCATAGTGGCTGGCAGTATTGTTTTCATGGAGTATAGTGTCGTGGTATTGTATTTAGGAGCATAGTGGCTTGCAGTATTGTTTTCATGGAGTATAGTGTGGTGGTATTGTTTTGAGGAGCATAGCGCAGCAGTATTGTATTTAGGAGCATAGTATTGTTTTCATGGAGTATGGTGTGGCAGTATTGTATTTAGGAGCATAGTGGCTGGCAGTATTGTTTTCATGGAGAATAGTGTGGTGGTATTGTTTTCAGGAGCATAGTGTGGCAGTGTTGTATTTAGGAGCATAGTGTCTGGCAGTATTGTTTTCGTGGAGTATAGTGTAGTGGTATTGTTTTCAGGAGCATAGTGTGGCAGTATTGTATTTAGGAGCATAGTGGCTGGCAGTATTGTTTTCATGGAGTATAGTGTCGTGGTATTGTATTTAGGAGCATAGTGACGTGCAGTATTGTTTTCATGGAGTATAGTGTGGTGGTATTGTTTTGAGGAGCATAGCGCAGCAGTATTGTATTTAGGAGCATAGTATTGTTTTCATGGAGTATGGTGTGGCAGTATTGTATTTAGGAGCATAGTGGCTGGCAGTATTGTTTTCATGGAGTATAGTGTGGTGGAATTGTATTTAGGAGCATAGTGACTGGCAGTATTGTGTTCAGGGAGTATAGTGTGGTGGTATTGTTTTCAGGAGCATAGTGTGGCAGTATTGTATTTAGGAGCATAGTGGCTGGCAGTATTGTTTTTGTGGAGTATAGTGTGGTGGTATTGTTTTCAGGAGCATAGTGTGGCAGTATTTTATTTAGGAGCATAGTGGCTGGCAGTATTGTTTTCAGGGAGTATAGTGTGGTGGTATTGTTCTCAGGAGCATAGTGTGGCAGTATTGTATTTAGGAACATAGTTGCTGGAAGTATTGTTATAAGGGAGTATAGTGTTAGTGTGTTATAATGCTTACCTTGCTACATGGTGCCACCCAGTAAACCATTGCAAGAAATGGCAACCCAACCGCTACAGCCAGAACAACCAGAAATTTTACTGCTGTCGTCTGCTGCCGCAAACCAGATAGATTCTCATACCAGATGGAAAGGAGCTGCTGCTGACAATTGGGATGAGCCACAaactacagtaaaaataaaaattttgttaaTATCATTTATGTCAATAAAAATCCTTTATTTGTCTTCCCTTCCTACAAACTGATGGCGTCCTATGTCCCCATTGCCTACAAATGACTTGCCATAATAAGGGAACATAGGCAGATTATGTCATGGTCTCCAATCTcagccgtttacctataaaaatctgcctcaggcaaatatgactcttctcatcccattttcacataagatgagtcatgtttagtggttgcaggtagTGTCACttaagaagcccctatcttctgttctatagcacctagaaacatgctgctggtgttatattaaaaataagaatctcatattttaAATCACACCTTATGACTTTGTGATTTACAGAatcagagatacagacagctaaagacatagttgaaATACCAAGTGGTAGATAAAGAACCTGTTTTGTAACTTACAGAACCACAAGCTTGAGAGATGAAATCCTTATCTTTACTATGACACACAAAGCTTATAGAACCAAAGACACAAGTTTCCGAAGTGACACATAACCCCCGCTTGGCGTGTCAAGCTTAGCGGAGGACAGCGTCTGGATCCACATCAAGAGGAGcaaaggtgagtatttctagtattttttgttttttaactggttaatttcctttaaatcacaGGTGACAGagcttctttactgtgagaactgtcaatctgtggaatagcctgcctcaggcgctggtcacagcagggacagcagagagcttcaagaagggtcaagATACTTTTGTACATCTTgaattgttttgtttgttttgtttcccctaaatctcttcctcatccaatccttcccttccttggttgaacttgatggacatgtttcttttttcaaccatatgaaCCTCATTAGACTTAGGCCTCATGGTcttctatggggcacattcaaAGTGGCACCATGGATTACCATGCCGGTAATGTGGCGACTGCCCCGAAAACCAAAATATAGGGAAGCTCCTATTCCTTCTAGTCTTTGGAGCGCCAGGACCTCTCCCTATAGATATGGTTTGGGTGAGCTCCACTCACTAATGGCAGATAGGTGGCCAGCAACTGCACACATTAGTGTGCACAATGCCTTACAGTTGGGACTGGGACTCACCATTAAGATGCGGTGTATAATATCAGAGAACggtcaaataatttttttgcttaACATCACTCCTACCTTTTTAACCTCATACTTAATAGCGAGCTTTAATCGGCAGAGGCTCGGCCGGCCATTGACTTCTCCAGAGCTGTGGATCGTGTCTACGTCACCATTTAAAATCGCTTCCACCTCCTCCGTGTTTCTGCACAAATCAAGAAGTCCAACAACAAAGTCCTTGCATTGCATAGACAATTTTTTGTAGTCATTctaaaaaacatgtaaaacatattGGAGAAGTGACTAGAAATAGTCGACACATGCAAAGGTCTATGGGCAACTCTTCAGAGGTTCCTGGGCATCCAGTGAGCCGGGTCTTccaaaaagtcaccaaaaataaaattaagTGCAGGAAAGTGAATATTATATTCGGTTTATTGTACTTTTAGTATTTGCTTTATTTTTGTCATTGTGTTCCAACATCTATATAGGGAGTTTGAATGTAAAATATGGGGGGTGGGCATCAAAAACATGAGGTTGAGGAACCTGATAGGAGACGAAAAATACCACTCAATGCCAGGAACCACATGAAAAGGCCCATATGctcaatttattttatataaaatcatatatCCAACGCTGAGTATCCAAAGTTACTTGTAAACACAAGGAAATCTTCAGTCTATAGTTATAGAAAACTTTTCCTACTCTACCTCCTTCTCTTCTCCAAAAACAGAATTTGCCAAAATTATTCAGCATCTGAGCAATTTGCTATTCATGATAGAAGATATCTCATTTACAGAACATACAGAGAATAAAGCTTCATCTTCAACAACTTAGTTCCCAGATTTTGGAGGAAACCATGAAAAGCTGCTTATTGAAGGAGACGAATGACAGACCCCACAACAATCTGATAATGATCATGTATCCTAAGGATAAGTTATCAACATCTGTTGAACCCCTTTACGGTTCCAGTCTtgtcaatgggggatatttatcaggacctctgcgcaccgccagtggcgcagaggccctgaaataatcgcaaatgctagcttattgctagctttcgcaattattttccccaatccgccaccttcacgccagtggggcatgaaggggcgtgaaggggggggcgcggccgacgGAGCGGAGGGCGCGGCAGGCCGGGattgggccggcgcggggcgttactgttccTGCGCCTGCGCATTCGttactgccggcgacttttcatatgtggcgACTTTTCATTTTGGTATTGTCAAAAGTACAGAAATCTACTCCATTAGTGTAAACCATTGGAAAACCGGAAGTTAACTCATTGGGTTTTTTCTCTGTTtttccttcttaaaggggttggccacttttcaattaatctgttccattagacatgtctctgcatgtatatgtacctgtgtctttgtgtCAGCCTTTCCATTTGTCCCCCATGCTGCCCTCCGCATGTATACAGAGCTTCCTGTCTCACACTCCTGCATGCCGTCTCCCAAAGGAAGAGGGAAGGGAGCCGgaggagtcataatctcctggtacagctcctcctattcatcagtgttcagacgtgtaaacaaagatccaggtagaatctgcagacagcactaaagtaagtatcagAACTGCTGATTCACCTGATGAacattcagagattattattaaaattattattattaaggcattaaaggcacatgggcaatttagtagaagagtagccaacccctttaaagtatataATTAAACTACCAACTCAGTGTTACCAtttatacattggggcttatcttTATGCAATCTGACACTCTGGTTGGATAGCATCAAACTGTAAATGGACACCCTCCGAATGGTAATACCATCGTTATATAATAATTTGAACATTTTACAATCTCTTAATTGAATTTTTTCTTTAAGCTTTTCtgtgtaatattttatatttacaggCCGTAGTTGCTGCATTCATTAAACACATAAGAAGCTATTATTGGCCTTCCAACCCAACAGCAATTACATTCAGATGTGACTATAATTTATACTGCATCGGGCCAGCAAGGACTTCCAATTCAAACATTAAGATGCGCCTGCATATTAACAAGCTATTTTATATGTGGCTAAtcttgtcctatctgcaggtttaTTATAAGTATGAAATGACCTTCTCAAACAAACTTCTCCCATCTTAGTTACTTTATGTACGATGGAGCTTTTCTACCAAGTTCTATGTGTAGCCCATAAAAAAGTCATGACTGACCCACAATGCACTAAACAGAGGCTTACATGAGCCAGAGCGCTGGAGctgtacacaatatatacacggGCACAGATCCCGGCGTGATAAAATACATATTAGATTAATGAAAAATCTGTGATTAGGGTTCTTTTGGAAGCTTTGATGTCAGTTTTATATGAAAAAGGGGAGGGCGTTAAGACTGTAATGGGTTAAGTGCTGAATGGCATTTCAATAATTTTTAGTACATTTAGTTTAATCTGGCCATCGGTATATAacctcagtatataaccagtcagcccatgacccactgtatatagccagcccctgctccccagtatatagcctgccagcccatgccccctagtatatagccagcctgcccgagccccctagtatatagccaccataatatagccagccagcccctgccaccagtacatagccagctagcccattccaccagtatatagcctgccagacccctaatATATAGTTAGCTCCCTGCcaccggtatatagcctgccagcccatgccccctagtatatagccagccttcccatgctccctagtatatagccaccataatatagccagccagcccctgccaccagtacatagccagctagccccttccaccagtatatagcctgccagtccatgtcccttaagtatatagccagcccctgccaccggtatatagcctggctgcccatgccccctagtatatagcctgcccatgccccctattatatagccagccagcccctgccaccagtatatagccagctagccccttccacaagtatatagcctgccagcccatgccctctcatatatagccagcctgcccatgccccctagtatatagccacccccctgcCACCataatatagccagccatcccctgacccccagtatatagacagcccatgCCCCACAATATGTAGTCAGCCATCCCatggcccctagtatatagcagccccctcTCCCCATAATATTGCCAGCACCCTGTCCCcataatatagccagcccctgatcccagtatatagccagcctgcccatgtccccccagtatatagccagcccctgccaccctagtatatagccagaagcccatgccctctagtatatagccagtccctgtcCCATAaaatataaccagcagcccctgcccctggtatatagccagcagcccatgccccctagtgtatagccagccccctctgccccctagtatataaccagtagcccatgtcctccagtatatagccagcagcccaagtTCCCTATGGGCTGtgaaagcaggactcacaggtttcCTCTACAAAGCAGACAGGTACACAGGACTCATAGGCTTTCTTTACAAGTGGATTGGGGAAGCAAGACTCACAATCATTCCCTATATGTAGGCAAGAACACAGAACTCACGGGCTTTCTATACAAGTTGGAAGGGATACAGGGCTCACAAGCTTTCACCAAAAATGGGCGGGACAAAGGACTCGCAGGCATTCCCTACCAGCGGGCAGAAAAACAAGACTCACAGTCTTTCTCTACAAGCGGGTGtgaaagcaggactcacaggcttcctatACAAGCAGACAGGGACACACAACTCACAAGCTTTCTGTTACTGGGATGATTTAAACAAATAGTAATTGTAAAATACTGAATCAAATCATAGAAAAGTACATGGATCTAGACAAACTCCATTATAGGGGAGCatttcctcctctatataccagcCTGAGGTAGAGGAACTGAATAATTCACTTCTAAAAATAACAGCAGACCTATGGTCCTGTAAGTGGTGTACACAGTCGGGCACTGATCCTATAACCTCATAATCCTTTGCCATCATATATATTTTATGGTAAAGACACTTGACCCACCAAGCTCCACCACAACATAAATTTTTGGGTTATAGACATTTTTATGAGTGTTATGTGCTGCACCCACCTTGAATTCCTTTTCTATGTTTGCTAATACAGCCAGCTCATTGCTGAGCTCTAAAGCCGTCATAACTGGATCTTCACTAGACAAAGACAGATAGGCCGGACTCGCCAGACCTTTATAGGCATTAATCCTCGACCTAGAATGGCTAAAAGAGTCATGTTTCTGTTTTTCATTACattcattgcatttacaaaaatagTCATGAGGCCTCTCGATCCTGGCTCCTTTGCGTAGAAGCGTATGAACTATCTCATACTCCTGACAATGAGCCGCCAGAATGATGGGGGTGATGTCTTGGGAGAACCTTGTCCCATCTTCATCGTAGGCGTAGAAGTCATCATGTTGGAATTCGGCTTGACTTGGACTGGTGGTGAGTCGTTTCCCTTCGGCAAATGACGGGTGTCCTAGTATGGCCTCTACTATCCGCACGTATCCTTTGCTGATGGCTAGAAGTAAAGCGTCGCCCACTCGGGCCAAGTTTTCTTTCTTAAGTAAAAGTTCTGTAATCTCCAAGTGCTCGTTGGCAACAGCTAGTTGCAAAGCGTTCTGACCCATATAATCCACACAATTTACATTTAAGGTAAGACACTCTTCCATCATTTTCCGAATCACAGGAATGTTACCATACTCTGCCGCGTCCAAAAACCGCTCTTCCTCTGCTGTAAGGCTAGTGGAGCGGTCACTAAACATATAAGCCGGACCTCTGTTGGCTTGTCTTCTACCCTTCTCTCGCAGTAATGTTTGTCTTCTATGTGACAATGTGTTATCTGTGGCGCGCCTGTGGAGAGAGAAAAAGTCAATTATCAACcatgtaaaattttaaaaaacctagTAAAGTAGCAGGAGACTTGACTACCGACACTAAAAGACTTTCCCAGATTGAAGGAAAACCTTTTACATTACCTGCAGCTGGAATTAGGTGGAGCTCACTCTGCATAAAGTCGAGTA includes:
- the TRPC6 gene encoding short transient receptor potential channel 6 isoform X3; amino-acid sequence: MTAGLGWRATDNTLSHRRQTLLREKGRRQANRGPAYMFSDRSTSLTAEEERFLDAAEYGNIPVIRKMMEECLTLNVNCVDYMGQNALQLAVANEHLEITELLLKKENLARVGDALLLAISKGYVRIVEAILGHPSFAEGKRLTTSPSQAEFQHDDFYAYDEDGTRFSQDITPIILAAHCQEYEIVHTLLRKGARIERPHDYFCKCNECNEKQKHDSFSHSRSRINAYKGLASPAYLSLSSEDPVMTALELSNELAVLANIEKEFKNDYKKLSMQCKDFVVGLLDLCRNTEEVEAILNGDVDTIHSSGEVNGRPSLCRLKLAIKYEVKKFVAHPNCQQQLLSIWYENLSGLRQQTTAVKFLVVLAVAVGLPFLAMVYWVAPCSKLGRIMRGPFMKFVAHAASFTIFLGLLVMNAADRFEGTKILPNESITDNAKQIFRMKTSCFSWMELLIISWVIGMIWSECKEIWSQGPREYMFELWNILDFGMLAIFAASFIARFMAFWHASRAQNYVDDDENIKDVTSATLPPEIKYYTLARIKWLPSDPQIISEGLYAIAVVLSFSRIAYILPANESFGPLQISLGRTVKDIFKFMVIFIMVFVAFMIGMFNLYSYYLGAKQNDAFTTVEESFKTLFWAIFGLSEVKSVVINYGHKFIENIGYVLYGVYNVTMVIVLLNMLIAMINSSYQEIEDDADVEWKFARAKLWFSYFEEGRTLPVPFNLVPSPKSFVYIALKIKSLLPRIYSCHSKGLQEDSEMNKLGHSKHSSIRSSEDGNLNNISHPPTRYQKIMKRLIKRYVLKAQVDKESDEVNEGELKEIKQDISSLRYELLEEKTHNTEDLAELIRKLGERLSIDPKKP
- the TRPC6 gene encoding short transient receptor potential channel 6 isoform X4 → MFSDRSTSLTAEEERFLDAAEYGNIPVIRKMMEECLTLNVNCVDYMGQNALQLAVANEHLEITELLLKKENLARVGDALLLAISKGYVRIVEAILGHPSFAEGKRLTTSPSQAEFQHDDFYAYDEDGTRFSQDITPIILAAHCQEYEIVHTLLRKGARIERPHDYFCKCNECNEKQKHDSFSHSRSRINAYKGLASPAYLSLSSEDPVMTALELSNELAVLANIEKEFKNDYKKLSMQCKDFVVGLLDLCRNTEEVEAILNGDVDTIHSSGEVNGRPSLCRLKLAIKYEVKKFVAHPNCQQQLLSIWYENLSGLRQQTTAVKFLVVLAVAVGLPFLAMVYWVAPCSKLGRIMRGPFMKFVAHAASFTIFLGLLVMNAADRFEGTKILPNESITDNAKQIFRMKTSCFSWMELLIISWVIGMIWSECKEIWSQGPREYMFELWNILDFGMLAIFAASFIARFMAFWHASRAQNYVDDDENIKDVTSATLPPEIKYYTLARIKWLPSDPQIISEGLYAIAVVLSFSRIAYILPANESFGPLQISLGRTVKDIFKFMVIFIMVFVAFMIGMFNLYSYYLGAKQNDAFTTVEESFKTLFWAIFGLSEVKSVVINYGHKFIENIGYVLYGVYNVTMVIVLLNMLIAMINSSYQEIEDDADVEWKFARAKLWFSYFEEGRTLPVPFNLVPSPKSFVYIALKIKSLLPRIYSCHSKGLQEDSEMNKLGHSKHSSIRSSEDGNLNNISHPPTRYQKIMKRLIKRYVLKAQVDKESDEVNEGELKEIKQDISSLRYELLEEKTHNTEDLAELIRKLGERLSIDPKKP
- the TRPC6 gene encoding short transient receptor potential channel 6 isoform X2, encoding MRSGFLLRLRSTCGSPPRSVSVCRPQVFQVHDRWIRRATDNTLSHRRQTLLREKGRRQANRGPAYMFSDRSTSLTAEEERFLDAAEYGNIPVIRKMMEECLTLNVNCVDYMGQNALQLAVANEHLEITELLLKKENLARVGDALLLAISKGYVRIVEAILGHPSFAEGKRLTTSPSQAEFQHDDFYAYDEDGTRFSQDITPIILAAHCQEYEIVHTLLRKGARIERPHDYFCKCNECNEKQKHDSFSHSRSRINAYKGLASPAYLSLSSEDPVMTALELSNELAVLANIEKEFKNDYKKLSMQCKDFVVGLLDLCRNTEEVEAILNGDVDTIHSSGEVNGRPSLCRLKLAIKYEVKKFVAHPNCQQQLLSIWYENLSGLRQQTTAVKFLVVLAVAVGLPFLAMVYWVAPCSKLGRIMRGPFMKFVAHAASFTIFLGLLVMNAADRFEGTKILPNESITDNAKQIFRMKTSCFSWMELLIISWVIGMIWSECKEIWSQGPREYMFELWNILDFGMLAIFAASFIARFMAFWHASRAQNYVDDDENIKDVTSATLPPEIKYYTLARIKWLPSDPQIISEGLYAIAVVLSFSRIAYILPANESFGPLQISLGRTVKDIFKFMVIFIMVFVAFMIGMFNLYSYYLGAKQNDAFTTVEESFKTLFWAIFGLSEVKSVVINYGHKFIENIGYVLYGVYNVTMVIVLLNMLIAMINSSYQEIEDDADVEWKFARAKLWFSYFEEGRTLPVPFNLVPSPKSFVYIALKIKSLLPRIYSCHSKGLQEDSEMNKLGHSKHSSIRSSEDGNLNNISHPPTRYQKIMKRLIKRYVLKAQVDKESDEVNEGELKEIKQDISSLRYELLEEKTHNTEDLAELIRKLGERLSIDPKKP
- the TRPC6 gene encoding short transient receptor potential channel 6 isoform X1, translating into MSHCEPYVTRNNNCPITAVRNESQDYLLMEVEDGADNHSSHPYGYYHMRATDNTLSHRRQTLLREKGRRQANRGPAYMFSDRSTSLTAEEERFLDAAEYGNIPVIRKMMEECLTLNVNCVDYMGQNALQLAVANEHLEITELLLKKENLARVGDALLLAISKGYVRIVEAILGHPSFAEGKRLTTSPSQAEFQHDDFYAYDEDGTRFSQDITPIILAAHCQEYEIVHTLLRKGARIERPHDYFCKCNECNEKQKHDSFSHSRSRINAYKGLASPAYLSLSSEDPVMTALELSNELAVLANIEKEFKNDYKKLSMQCKDFVVGLLDLCRNTEEVEAILNGDVDTIHSSGEVNGRPSLCRLKLAIKYEVKKFVAHPNCQQQLLSIWYENLSGLRQQTTAVKFLVVLAVAVGLPFLAMVYWVAPCSKLGRIMRGPFMKFVAHAASFTIFLGLLVMNAADRFEGTKILPNESITDNAKQIFRMKTSCFSWMELLIISWVIGMIWSECKEIWSQGPREYMFELWNILDFGMLAIFAASFIARFMAFWHASRAQNYVDDDENIKDVTSATLPPEIKYYTLARIKWLPSDPQIISEGLYAIAVVLSFSRIAYILPANESFGPLQISLGRTVKDIFKFMVIFIMVFVAFMIGMFNLYSYYLGAKQNDAFTTVEESFKTLFWAIFGLSEVKSVVINYGHKFIENIGYVLYGVYNVTMVIVLLNMLIAMINSSYQEIEDDADVEWKFARAKLWFSYFEEGRTLPVPFNLVPSPKSFVYIALKIKSLLPRIYSCHSKGLQEDSEMNKLGHSKHSSIRSSEDGNLNNISHPPTRYQKIMKRLIKRYVLKAQVDKESDEVNEGELKEIKQDISSLRYELLEEKTHNTEDLAELIRKLGERLSIDPKKP